The proteins below are encoded in one region of Phaseolus vulgaris cultivar G19833 chromosome 1, P. vulgaris v2.0, whole genome shotgun sequence:
- the LOC137813488 gene encoding rust resistance kinase Lr10-like: MASVLLLQRDSALMMLLLMLLLIRTGSAHNECDEEFSCGPNQPPIRFPFQLTEEMNEPCGYPRICLSCTENNETMLALPTMKLLVTYIDYESQEIDLIDPENCFSNKFNQTINFIRTYQFESPYDGPHYNLSFFNCTSAEHPHLINYYDDGSDSTQDMISCPIYISNSFDSVLRLGLTSCTKMFDLSAPIPFIQSNDLVLIWSKPNCAECKGKGKRCTWKTNTTTGDTECFKCKPKRIHVPISFIFATTGTILLGLLVITVFKTILYFRKKQEDQARVGKFLEDYRAEKPARFTYADLKRITNGFKEKLGEGAHGAVFRGKLSSEIAVAVKILNSTEGEGNEFINEVGIMGKIHHINVVRLLGFCADGPHRALVYNFFPNGSLQSFIFPPEDKDHFLGWEKLQHVALGIAKGIEYLHQGCNRPIIHFDINPHNVLLDHNFTPKISDFGLAKLCSKNPSLVSMTAARGTLGYIAPEVFSRNFGNVSYKSDIYSYGMLLLETVGGRKNVDMSSPQNFHVLYPDWIHNLVDGDVHIHVEDEGDVKIAKKLAIIGLWCIQWEPVNRPSIKSVIHMLETEEENQLVVPPNPFHSTTSTTAKGLSSTRRPLQLEVIQE; this comes from the exons ATGGCAAGTGTGTTGCTCCTCCAACGTGATTCTGCATTGATGATGCTACTGCTAATGCTTCTTCTTATCAGAACTGGCAGCGCTCATAACGAGTGCGATGAGGAATTCTCTTGTGGGCCGAACCAACCCCCTATCAGATTTCCCTTCCAACTCACAGAGGAGATGAACGAGCCTTGCGGTTATCCCCGTATTTGTCTTTCTTGCACTGAAAATAATGAGACCATGCTTGCGCTTCCTACGATGAAACTCCTAGTCACTTACATAGACTACGAAAGTCAGGAAATTGACTTAATTGACCCCGAAAACTGCTTTTCCAACAAGTTTAACCAAACCATCAATTTTATTCGAACTTACCAATTTGAATCACCATATGATGGACCACACTATAACTTGAGCTTCTTCAACTGCACTTCAGCTGAGCATCCACACCTCATAAACTACTACGACGATGGCTCAGATTCAACACAAGACATGATCTCCTGTCCGATTTACATTTCTAATTCTTTTGATAGTGTCCTCCGATTGGGTCTAACATCCTGTACCAAGATGTTCGACCTCTCTGCGCCAATCCCATTCATCCAATCGAATGATTTGGTTTTGATATGGTCCAAACCAAACTGTGCTGAGTGCAAAGGAAAAGGCAAGAGATGTACATGGAAGACCAACACCACCACAGGTGACACCGAATGTTTTAAATGCAAACCGAAGAGAATTCACGTTcctatatcttttatttttgctACTACAG GTACGATCCTTTTGGGGCTGCTGGTCATTACTGTCTTCAAGACCATCCTCTATTTTAGGAAAAAGCAAGAAGACCAAGCAAGAGTGGGCAAGTTTTTAGAGGACTACAGGGCAGAAAAGCCTGCAAGATTCACCTATGCTGACCTGAAAAGAATCACCAATGGCTTCAAGGAAAAGCTAGGAGAAGGAGCTCATGGGGCTGTGTTCAGAGGAAAACTTTCGAGTGAGATTGCGGTGGCTGTGAAGATCCTCAACAGTACGGAGGGAGAGGGGAATGAGTTCATCAACGAAGTCGGAATTATGGGCAAAATCCATCACATCAACGTGGTGCGTTTGCTTGGTTTCTGTGCAGATGGACCCCATCGTGCTCTTGTCTACAATTTCTTTCCAAACGGTTCCTTACAAAGCTTCATATTTCCACCAGAAGACAAGGACCATTTCCTTGGATGGGAGAAGCTTCAACACGTTGCTCTTGGTATAGCTAAAGGGATTGAGTATCTTCATCAAGGTTGCAATCGTCCCATAATTCACTTTGACATAAATCCTCACAACGTGTTACTTGATCACAACTTCACTCCAAAAATCTCTGAttttggcttagccaaattGTGTTCCAAGAATCCCAGTTTGGTGTCCATGACAGCTGCTAGAGGAACTTTGGGATACATTGCACCTGAAGTCTTCTCCAGAAACTTTGGGAACGTGTCTTACAAGTCTGATATTTACAGTTATGGAATGTTGTTGTTAGAAACGGTTGGTGGGAGAAAGAATGTGGACATGTCTTCTCCACAAAATTTCCATGTTCTATACCCGGATTGGATCCATAACCTGGTTGATGGAGATGTACATATCCATGTTGAGGATGAAGGTGATGTTAAGATTGCAAAGAAACTAGCAATTATTGGTCTTTGGTGCATTCAGTGGGAGCCAGTGAACCGTCCATCCATAAAATCTGTGATACACATGCTAGAAACTGAAGAGGAAAACCAGTTGGTTGTGCCTCCTAATCCATTTCACTCAACAACTTCCACTACAGCTAAGGGACTCAGTTCCACAAGACGACCTTTGCAGTTGGAAGTGATTCAGGAATGA